DNA sequence from the Streptomyces sp. HUAS 15-9 genome:
GCGAACGGCTTGCATCCATGGGCTGTCACCCGAAGATGATCACGGCGGACGCCACCGAACACGTGCCGGGATCGTACGAGCGGATCGTGTCGACAGTGGCACTGTCTCCGGGGCCGGGGCTCCGGGCAGTCCTCGGCGCGCTGGAACTCGGCGGGCGGATCGCAACGACGCTTGCGCGCACTCCCCTGATCATCACCGGATGGAAGCATCCGAACGGGGACGTGGTCGGGCAGGTAGAGCGGGATATGGCGGGCTTCATGATCACCCGGTCCGGCGACGACTACCCGCCCGCCCTTGCCGAGCTGTTCGCTCTCGCCCACGACGCCGACGGGGAGCAGACGAGCACCGGCCGCTACCCCGTGGTGGACGTGGCGAATGCATGGGAACTCCGCTCCATGCTGGAAGTAACCACGCCCGGCGTCGAACTCCGCTACGAGACCAGCGGGCGGCACAGGACCGCGTACCTGGTGCACCCCGATGGTTCATGGGCACGCGCGTCCGCCCATTGGACCGACCCGCCTCAGGTGCACCAGAGCGGCCCCCAGCGGCTTTGGGATGCGTTGGAACGCATCCGGAACCGACTGAACGCCGAGGGTGCATTGCCGCTACTCGGTGCGCAAGTCCGCATCACGCCCGATGGCGTGTGTCATCTGTCCCGTGGTCGGTGGCACGTCTCCATGGGTGCCCTGTAAAGCCCGGCGCACCGCAGTGACGAGCCCCCCGCAACCAGCCCCTCGGGACGAGACGGCACCGTGGAAAAGGTCACACCCGGAGGCGGATCTTGACCGCTGAACAGCGCTGATACGTGACACCGGCGAAGTTGGCCGGAAAGTTCAAAACGGTCGGATAACACTCTGGCAAGGTGGGGTTCTCTCGCTGGTCTACGCGCGTTACGCTGCGGCGGAACCAGCGCCTGGTATGGGCGCTTGCACAAAGGAGTCACGTTCCATGCGCCGGGTGTCCCGTATCGCGATCGCAGGCGCCGCAACCGCGGCCCTCGCCGTCACCATGTCCGCTTGTGGCAGCAGCTCGACCAGCTCCTCCTCCTCTTCCGCCGACGGCGCCAAGAGCAAGGGCATCGGTCTGGCCTACGACATCGGTGGCAAGGGCGACCAGTCCTTCAACGACGCCGCCTACGCCGGTTTCGAGAAGGCGCAGTCGGAGTTCAAGATCGGCGGCCGGGACGTCGAGCCCAGCGACAACGAGACCGACGCGGACAAGGTGCAGCGCCTGGAGCAGCTGGCCAAGTCGGGCTACAACCCGATCATCGGCGTCGGCTACGTGTACGCGCCGGCCGTCAAGGAGGTCGCGGCCAAGTACCCGAAGATCACCTTCGGTGTCATCGACGACAACACCATCCAGGCGAAGAACGTCGCCGACATGGTGTTCCACGAGGAGCAGTCCTCCTACCTCGCCGGTGTCGCGGCCGCCAAGGCCACCAAGAAGGACCACGTCGGCTTTATCGGCGGTGTGGACATCCCGCTGATCCACAAGTTCGAGGCGGGCTTCATCCAGGGTGCCAAGTCGGTCAACCCGAAGATCAAGATCGAGAAGCAGTATCTGACCCAGACCCCGCAGGAGGGTGGCTTCTCCAGCCCGGACAAGGGTGAGAACGCCGCCAAGGGTCAGATCGACTCGGGTGCCGACGTGATCTACGCCGCCGCCGGTCTGTCCGGCCAGGGTGTCATCAAGGCCGCCGCCGAGCACAAGATCTGGGCCATCGGCGTGGACTCCGACCAGTACAAGCAGGACGCGC
Encoded proteins:
- a CDS encoding BMP family lipoprotein, producing the protein MRRVSRIAIAGAATAALAVTMSACGSSSTSSSSSSADGAKSKGIGLAYDIGGKGDQSFNDAAYAGFEKAQSEFKIGGRDVEPSDNETDADKVQRLEQLAKSGYNPIIGVGYVYAPAVKEVAAKYPKITFGVIDDNTIQAKNVADMVFHEEQSSYLAGVAAAKATKKDHVGFIGGVDIPLIHKFEAGFIQGAKSVNPKIKIEKQYLTQTPQEGGFSSPDKGENAAKGQIDSGADVIYAAAGLSGQGVIKAAAEHKIWAIGVDSDQYKQDALAKYKNYILTSALKNVEGSVYDLTKSVVDKKPLSGEVRGDLKSGGVGISESNPTFKKNADIQAAIKKAEAGIKNGTIVVKTS